One window from the genome of Oryza glaberrima chromosome 3, OglaRS2, whole genome shotgun sequence encodes:
- the LOC127768727 gene encoding geraniol 8-hydroxylase-like, giving the protein MELLLLCTPCVILLLSSLYLLRLFVDARRNLPPGPRPQPLIGNILDLGSQPHRSLARLAGRYGPLMTLRLGTVTTVVASSPGAARDILQRHDAAFSVRSVPDAARACGHDGFSMGMLPPSSALWRALRRVCAAELFAPRSLDAHQRLRRDKVRQLVSHVARLARDGAAVDVGRAAFTASLNLLSSTIFSADLADFGDARAESSVGDLRDLISEFTIVVGVPNVSDFFPAVAPLDPQRLRRRVARVFERLQAVFDGHIERRLRDRAAGEPPKNDFLDALLDYRSPEDGRGFDRPTLQFLFTDLFSAGSDTSAVTVEWAMAQLLQNPPAMAKAREELARVIGSKQEIEESDISQLKYLEAVVKETLRLHPPAPFLLPHQAETTTQVGGYTVPKGTRVLVNVWAIGRDSKVWSDPDKFMPERFLQSEVDLRGRDFELIPFGSGRRICPGLPLAVRMVHLMLASLLHRFEWRLLPEVEKNGVDMAEKFGMILELATPLRAVAIPV; this is encoded by the exons ATGGAGCTCCTCCTCTTGTGTACGCCGTGCGTTAttctccttctctcttcccTGTACCTCCTCCGTctcttcgtcgacgctcgccgCAACCTGCCGCCGGGTCCCCGCCCGCAGCCGCTCATCGGCAACATCCTCGACCTCGGCTCCCAGCCGCACCGCTCCCTCGCGCGCCTCGCGGGGCGCTATGGCCCGCTCATGACGCTCCGCCTCGGCACCgtcaccaccgtcgtcgcctcctccccggGCGCCGCCCGCGACATCCTCcagcgccacgacgccgccttCTCCGTGCGCTCCGTGCCGGACGCCGCTCGCGCGTGCGGGCACGACGGCTTCTCCATGGGCATGCTCCCGCCCAGCAGCGCCCTGTGGCGCGCGCTCCGCAGGGTGTGCGCCGCGGAGCTCTTCGCGCCGCGCAGCCTCGACGCGCACCAGCGCCTCCGCCGGGACAAGGTGCGCCAGCTCGTGTCCCACGTCGCGCGCCTGGcgcgcgacggcgcggccgTCGACGTCGGCCGCGCCGCGTTCACGGCTTCCCTGAACCTGCTCTCCAGCACCATCTTCTCCGCCGACCTCGCGGATTTCGGCGACGCCCGAGCTGAGTCGTCGGTGGGGGACTTAAGGGACTTGATCTCGGAGTTCACCATCGTCGTCGGGGTGCCGAACGTGTCGGACTTCTTCCCGGCCGTCGCGCCGCTCGACCCGCAGCGGCTGCGGAGGCGGGTGGCGAGGGTGTTCGAGCGGCTGCAGGCCGTGTTCGACGGGCACATCGAGCGGCGCCTGCGGGACCGCGCTGCCGGGGAGCCGCCCAAGAACGATTTCCTGGACGCTTTGCTCGACTACCGCAGCCCGGAGGATGGCCGGGGTTTTGATCGGCCAACGCTACAGTTTCTGTTTACG GATTTGTTTAGCGCGGGAAGTGATACAAGCGCAGTAACTGTAGAATGGGCAATGGCTCAGCTGCTACAGAACCCACCAGCAATGGCGAAAGCTCGTGAGGAGCTTGCTCGAGTGATTGGCTCCAAACAAGAAATTGAGGAATCCGACATTAGCCAGCTCAAGTACCTCGAAGCCGTCGTGAAGGAGACATTACGGCTTCATCCTCCGGCGCCATTTCTGCTTCCTCACCAAGCCGAAACGACCACACAGGTTGGTGGCTACACGGTGCCCAAGGGCACCCGTGTTCTGGTGAATGTTTGGGCGATTGGTCGGGACAGCAAGGTGTGGTCTGACCCTGACAAATTCATGCCGGAGAGGTTCCTGCAGAGCGAGGTGGACCTGCGTGGCCGTGACTTCGAACTGATTCCATTTGGCTCTGGTCGAAGGATCTGTCCGGGGTTGCCGCTGGCTGTTCGCATGGTGCACCTGATGCTCGCGTCGTTGCTGCACCGGTTTGAGTGGAGGCTTCTACCGGAGGTCGAGAAGAACGGGGTGGACATGGCGGAGAAGTTCGGGATGATACTAGAGTTGGCTACGCCACTCCGGGCTGTTGCTATACCAGTTTAA